A region of the Channa argus isolate prfri chromosome 14, Channa argus male v1.0, whole genome shotgun sequence genome:
ttttgGACATTTATTCTTCTTCCTACACTGAAAACTCAAACTTAAAGTCCTGAGCAgatccagcttttatttagtcccTTTTATTGGTCTTTTATTCTCAGGTGTTGCAATAGTGCTCAGTTTGCATCAGCATCATCGGCGACTAGAGCCATCCAACGGGCGTCCATTGCGCCTCAGATCCCGAGTAGCTAGATGCAGGGGGGGCCCACGTGAAGACGTTAGAGTTCTTGGAGCAGGGGGTGAGTCGTGGTCCTCCATAAAACTCTCAGGACTGCCCTCAGCATCGCCATCAGGTAGGCTTCCACAGCTGGAGCCTGGTGACATTGTCTCTAGAAGATCGTCTCTGGCTAAGCTCACTACTGTGTCTTGATGTGGTCCACCTTGAGGGCCCCCCTCGCGGGCCCCAACTCCAACTAGCAGGCCAGTTTCCCCATCAGTTGTGCTGCCAACATTCCTCCCACCATCCTGGTCCTCCAGGAGGTTTGAGAGGAAGCTGATATACTTCATAGCAAGCCGAAGGATCTCATTCTTGCTCAGCTTCTTGTCTGGAGGGTGAGTGGGGATGAGTTTGCGAAGCTCTGCAAATGCTCCATTTACATTCTGTTGCCGCCAACGTTCGCGACTGTTGGTGAAGATACGGCGTACAATCTTTGGCTGGCCAGCTAGCATAGCAGCAGGGAGGGTAAGAGagacacatacagtagagagaaaacaacaagagCAGAAATCAATAGAAGTtactttcaaaaacaaagatgaaatgCAGAACTGAAACAGATAATGTGGTTGGTAAAAGAGGCAAGCAATAGaaattctaaaaatgtaaaacagatgcacattgaatttaataaaaagacTGCATGTAGCAGAGTGATAATCCTaaacaataaagttaaaaatgtgtccTCCGTACAAACATGTTTTGATGATGGCACAGAACCTACAGAGACTTGCAAAGTATAAACACAATAAGTTGTGTGCCTACATACTATAGGCATATTATTGGTTTTGTTTGCCAAACCCTGGGAAAGGTTGTTGGGGAGACTGTGTTCTCCCTCTTACATATTCtattgactttttatttattcaggtaTGATAAATTGCCCCACTGCAGGTAGTCACATCCTCCCACCCCCAACAATGGTGTCTTCCAGGCTATTGTCGCTCTTGGAACACACCCAGTCTATCTTAATCCTTCAGCCCACTCTGCAGTAAAACCTTGGCATGGAGGCAGCAGCACCCCCCATCCTCCACCCTTGTATATGGCAGTGAGTGGGCAGCAGTGGAAAGGAtgtttcaaatgaaataaaccTCCAATCTGCCTGAAAGAGCTTACGTAAATGGCATGCAGGTGCACGTATTTGACATTCAGATTATCAGCATTCATTTTTTGCCATGAAATATGGTGCACTTATTCCTTATGGGTTTAACACTTGTGCtgaattttctttttgccaGGCATCTTCTGCAAAACTCAGATTACATATATACCTATAGATCCATGTCAGTGAATGAAAGACAATGGAGATGAGGGAGGAACGTTTAGGGGACTGTTTTGGCAGAAGAGGACACAGCAGAAGTGCGTCTTACCATACTTATAAAGATCTAAAATGCGCCTACCCTCGTCGAGTTCAACCTCATAAGGCGCCGGGCGGCGCTTTACCCTGTTGCTGGGGTACATGCTGTACTGCTCCGACTCCCCTCCGAGACTATAGCAACATAAAGCAGACATAAAGTGCACAGGTTTATGACAAAACATGTGTTTCAGCAaacatcttttcatttattGCATGTGACTATTACTCCTTacatcagcaacacacacacacatatacatatttataggCCTATTTGCAGACACACATATTTGCTTGTCAACATAATGTAAATTCAATTACacataaagtattttttcagAGGACTGTATCGTCCAGCAGTGTCATAGTTAATAAACATCTTATAGTCATCAAACTTTCTATTATCTCACTATCATCTTACTTTTAAAGTAGCCCATTATCATGAGATGAAACGTGCATTTACAAAGGTCcatcatttgtctgtttttgtctccacCTTTACCTGTTGATGGCGGCAAGAGGCTGCGCCAGGTTGTAGAGCATCGCCCGGGCCGGGACAGGAAACGCGTTTGGACTCAGTTGGACCATTCGAGCGTCGTCTCGTTGCGGTGGCGGCAGCGGCAGCGGTGGAGGTCTGCGAAGTTCCGTGATCGGCACCAAATGGCTTTCAGTCCTCTGCTCCACCGCTTTTATAGCGTCCCTCCTGGAGAGCTCGATCACCGGCACTTCCCTTTTCAGGTCAAGGGCGTTGTGAGAGGCAGTTTCCTTGGCAACGCCGttgatgatgctgatgctgGTCCCGTTGCTCGAGTTCTGCAGAGGAACGTCATTCGTCTCCTCAACCCCCTTGAAGCgccctcccctctcctcctccccctcctctttcctcGGCTCCTTGTCCTCCTTGCATCCGTTCTGTCTGGAGATGATGGTGGAGTCCTCCCGCTTTCTAGGGCCGGACTCTGCATCAGGACTTGCAGGGCAAAGCTCCGGCTGCcgtttttccatcattttgaTACCGTCACCACTCGATCGGGTCCACAACGTCCTAAATCAGATTCCCCGGTTATTGTacagtgtaaaataataattagagACACCCACAAAAGCAATCGTTTTCCTTCCACGCAAGACGACAAAAAAATTAACGagcaactttttaaattaatgtgatACTAATGTAATTATGAAATGATAATTTTCaggatttatatttttcattatgaaacacatgctttacatttacaaaacaaatagtTTACCGTAAATTACAGTGCGCTGCGAATTGCTGGTTTggttaattatttttcttcaataacggattttgtttattttcaaaggATTTTTGAAAGTCCAAATACACATAGTTTTGACACTACTGCCGTacaaaaactatattttcaaatgtttcaagTCTTTTGGATCTTAGATTTGATGGTAAAGGTTTGAGCTTATCCTAAAATGAAACCAACTTTGATGTGGTTCACAATGTAATTGTACAATTATGATTTAGTCAGAACTGAACATTTTGGTATACGTGTGAAGCTGATGCCAATTTTAAACGGTAACGTCTCAGCTTTATCATGTGTTTTctacatgtatgtttttttccccattggATTTCTTATCTACGTTTGGCCTTCAGCGCAGTTTATTCCGTCCGCCCAATATCTCTAGACATGCTACCCATGAGCtttatattaatttacaaaCTCATATTATACAAAACAATTTCGGCTGCTGATTCTTTACCGATGAAATCAACGACTTGTGGCTTTATAGATGCCAAGAACACGAAGACAGCCTGGTAACATCCATTCTTCGTCGAAATAAAGTCCCTCCTTTTTTCTGCCTTGAGCAAATCCATATATAACATCTTAAATCTCCAGAAAAACTTGGACCTGAGCATTATAGCGACAGATGTCAGAGTAGGATGTGTCATTTTTGCTGTATGGCGGTGAAGGCCATGGCTTGTCCTGGTGTTGTTAAAGCCGAATATCAACTGCTTGTCATGTTGAATACACTATACACCAGTGATAGGGTGTTTTATAGGTAGCCTAATTAATTCGAAACATGCCGAAATGtccaaatattattattataattaaataaataacgCACCGTTTCTGGGAATTCTCCAATAGGCCTCGCATCCGTTATTACGTCCCTCGTTTAGTCCCAACCATCCGATCGGACAATAGCAGAAAAGAATGGCGAAATATTTCGCACATAAAACCAATACAATTCGGACAATAACAATCCACTTGATGCCTTCTGCAACAACGAATATGCTGGTAtcaataaagaaatgtattttttgcacTTACCGTTCCAGCCGTGTTGTTGATGTTACTGTGTAAGTGGAGCCATTTTGTGAGTGGGTCATCCATGtctgaggtttttcttttttctgccagttgtagagcagtgtgtgtgtgtgtgtgtgtgtgtgtgtgtgtgtgtgtgtgtagctgagTTATTCCTCACCGCATCCAGTGCGCTCCCTCAGTATGGGGAGCGGAACACAGGCCGCAATGTGGCCGAGTGAGATAAGCGCACGGCAGCGGCCTCTTCATTCCCGATAAGCCCCTAAACCCATTATTTATGAAATGATTCATTATTATTTGGCTGTCGTGGGCTATATAGGCTTGTGGAGggcaaagcataaaaaaaaaagcaaacaggcACAGCGCAACGGCCTGTAACAACGTGAGGTACGATACTGTAGCCGGAGCTATAGTTGaggtgttttaatttttttgatgAAGGAAACAAAAGTTCAGGTTAAGCCTTTGACCTATTTATATTTCCAACAAAAGAGTTTTTGCTAAGCGCTTTTCTCCTGTAATAAGATAGGTTTAAATGATGATAACACAGGGTCGTCTAGCTTTTatactattatttttttgtattttatcctAAAAAATACGAGTTCATCCATTAAGCCATATCAATTTCTGGGCCTCGAGGCTGGATGTGCTACTGATACAATAGATTGCTAAAATGACTGCAGTCTAATTAGGAAAAGGACACCTTAATTGAATGGATCACAATTCTTAatctataaattaaaataaataaataaataaataaataaatgtccttTTGCCTATCATTGTTTATAGGGACCTTGGACGGTGGTTCCCCGTGGTCCATGGGGACTCATGGCTAGAGGAGATAAAGGCGCATCGGCTTCTGGTCCATCAGATAAAAGAGCATCAACGGTGACACGCTATCAGAGCACGTCCAGGACAGCTTAAATGGTAGTAGGTACATCCTAATAACGGATTtcctccactgtgttttttttccacttgaatTTATGGGTTTAAactatgaaataaatgtatggATTTACACAATGGTCCAATGCTCGTGACATGGTAATtgtgatagatagatagatcgatagatagatacatagatactATAGTTATGGAAAATCCTACTTTTTTGAATCACTATTTTTAACAAAGCATGTACCCCATCAGTCAGTCACGACCTTTGAAACTGTCCTGCTGAAGAAACAGTCACGCCCATTCTCCTACATCCTGTGCGTGACTACAGCAAAATGTAAACCCGTCAAACAAACGTCTTTTAATGAAACCTTAACTTTTTAGTGAGTGGACTTTGTGTGGGGTGTGTGCCTCTGCGTGTGCCTGTGCGCGCgcgcgtttgtgtgtgtgtttgtgtgtgtgtgtgtgtgtgtgtgtgtgtgttcaaatggattattttcatatttaataggATGAATTCGAGGCTGACTAGATATACTATTATATTAAGGCTTTATGGGTTGTATTGAGAAATCAAGAAATAGGTTTATATAAATCCATGACTGaaaattatactgtacatttaaatatcTCAAATTCATTAATGTtgcacatttgttgttgttgttgttagacCGTTTTTGTGGCATAAtgttgtgtaaataaatgtgttacattCAAGGATAAaaccattttacaaaaaaatattttgatgcaatttcatgaaacaaataaaaaataaatggaggaaTCATGCAGTGCCCATGATCCAATAAAAAGAGATCAATGTCTtctcttttatatattttgttatctGGTTGCTCTCAAGTGTGCATTAGTATTATTTTatcaattatttgttttttgtgcctgTGCAGATAGTTCTTCAGTTTGAGGATCCCACCAGCCAAGTTTACATTTATGTCACATCCTTGCAGTCAATCATCTGAAACAATCAACAAGATTAATGGGAATGAGACAAAATAGTTACACTCACTACGCATTCAGAATGACataattcatttattgtaaAGAGCAAAGGAAATCCCACATAAAGAAAAGGTAAGTCTATCcctgaaaacaaaaatccatcTGAAATAATAACAAATCATGTTAGATATACTCTTAACTTCATCTTAGAATAACAATAGACAGTACACTCTGCAATCTTATTACTAACTAGCAAATACTGCAACAGCTaggttttatttggttttagcATGTAATTTGGTTATTTATTCAGTTTGCAAATCCCTGCAGTGTCATGTTGTTTAACATGAGTGTGCACTAAAACATAAATGATCCTTTAACCCCTTTGTCCTATTCTGCTTTGATACTGCAGTCAAATATGCAATTACTATCTCACAACTACATATAGGTTCCAGTTCATCAGCAGTGTTAAATTACAATCCACGGCTCCAGGAGAAACGATTCCCTGCCTTGCTTGTTTTCCCTCTCAGCGCTGGTTGCGTCGGGCTGGCATGATCCGAAGAGATGCAGTGCTTTCTCTGGTCATGAGCCGCGTCACCTGATCCAGACTCAGTCCAGCCACTGCCTCTCCA
Encoded here:
- the tal1 gene encoding T-cell acute lymphocytic leukemia protein 1 homolog isoform X2 gives rise to the protein MRGLLENSQKRTLWTRSSGDGIKMMEKRQPELCPASPDAESGPRKREDSTIISRQNGCKEDKEPRKEEGEEERGGRFKGVEETNDVPLQNSSNGTSISIINGVAKETASHNALDLKREVPVIELSRRDAIKAVEQRTESHLVPITELRRPPPLPLPPPQRDDARMVQLSPNAFPVPARAMLYNLAQPLAAINSLGGESEQYSMYPSNRVKRRPAPYEVELDEGRRILDLYKYAGQPKIVRRIFTNSRERWRQQNVNGAFAELRKLIPTHPPDKKLSKNEILRLAMKYISFLSNLLEDQDGGRNVGSTTDGETGLLVGVGAREGGPQGGPHQDTVVSLARDDLLETMSPGSSCGSLPDGDAEGSPESFMEDHDSPPAPRTLTSSRGPPLHLATRDLRRNGRPLDGSSRR
- the tal1 gene encoding T-cell acute lymphocytic leukemia protein 1 homolog isoform X3; translation: MTHSQNGSTYTVTSTTRLERTLWTRSSGDGIKMMEKRQPELCPASPDAESGPRKREDSTIISRQNGCKEDKEPRKEEGEEERGGRFKGVEETNDVPLQNSSNGTSISIINGVAKETASHNALDLKREVPVIELSRRDAIKAVEQRTESHLVPITELRRPPPLPLPPPQRDDARMVQLSPNAFPVPARAMLYNLAQPLAAINSLGGESEQYSMYPSNRVKRRPAPYEVELDEAGQPKIVRRIFTNSRERWRQQNVNGAFAELRKLIPTHPPDKKLSKNEILRLAMKYISFLSNLLEDQDGGRNVGSTTDGETGLLVGVGAREGGPQGGPHQDTVVSLARDDLLETMSPGSSCGSLPDGDAEGSPESFMEDHDSPPAPRTLTSSRGPPLHLATRDLRRNGRPLDGSSRR
- the tal1 gene encoding T-cell acute lymphocytic leukemia protein 1 homolog isoform X1 — protein: MTHSQNGSTYTVTSTTRLERTLWTRSSGDGIKMMEKRQPELCPASPDAESGPRKREDSTIISRQNGCKEDKEPRKEEGEEERGGRFKGVEETNDVPLQNSSNGTSISIINGVAKETASHNALDLKREVPVIELSRRDAIKAVEQRTESHLVPITELRRPPPLPLPPPQRDDARMVQLSPNAFPVPARAMLYNLAQPLAAINSLGGESEQYSMYPSNRVKRRPAPYEVELDEGRRILDLYKYAGQPKIVRRIFTNSRERWRQQNVNGAFAELRKLIPTHPPDKKLSKNEILRLAMKYISFLSNLLEDQDGGRNVGSTTDGETGLLVGVGAREGGPQGGPHQDTVVSLARDDLLETMSPGSSCGSLPDGDAEGSPESFMEDHDSPPAPRTLTSSRGPPLHLATRDLRRNGRPLDGSSRR